A window of Thalassophryne amazonica chromosome 21, fThaAma1.1, whole genome shotgun sequence contains these coding sequences:
- the LOC117503560 gene encoding follicle-stimulating hormone receptor-like: MFNAEEMHPLKEKHEAISKAKPPMGSQVYVVSVLILNVVAFLVVCYCYICIYISVHNPEHASRHGDTKIAKRMAVLIFTDFLCMAPISFFAISAALGMPLITVSHSKILLILFYPINSLCNPFLYTIFTRAFRKDVCLLLSRCGWCRRRRNAADAYKSQTMALPITSAHPISTRKPQSLNIYTYHIKMKGCFLNKGTT; the protein is encoded by the exons ATGTTCAATGCTGAAGAGATGCACCCTTTGAAGGAAAAACATGAGGCTATTTCCAAAGCAAAGCCTCCCA TGGGCTCGCAGGTTTACGTGGTGAGCGTGCTCATTCTCAACGTCGTGGCATTCCTGGTGGTCTGCTACTGTTACATATGCATTTACATCAGCGTGCACAACCCCGAGCACGCGTCACGCCACGGAGACACAAAGATCGCCAAGCGCATGGCTGTGCTCATTTTCACAGACTTCCTGTGCATGGCGCCGATCTCGTTCTTCGCTATCTCTGCAGCCCTGGGTATGCCCCTCATTACAGTTTCTCACTCCAAGATCTTGCTCATCCTTTTTTACCCCATTAACTCTCTCTGTAACCCTTTCTTGTACACCATCTTCACACGGGCCTTCAGGAAGGACGTGTGCCTCCTGCTGAGCCGCTGCGGCTGGTGCCGCCGCCGCCGCAACGCCGCAGACGCCTACAAGTCACAGACGATGGCTTTACCCATCACCAGCGCACATCCGATTTCCACCAGAAAGCCTCAATCGCTTAACATTTACACATATCACATTAAGATGAAGGGTTGCTTCCTAAACAAGGGAACTACATGA